One genomic region from Accipiter gentilis chromosome Z, bAccGen1.1, whole genome shotgun sequence encodes:
- the ZFYVE16 gene encoding zinc finger FYVE domain-containing protein 16 isoform X3, which translates to MDSYFKAAVCDLDKLLDEFEQNTDEYDCYRTSQNPYDSKHHSLSSVLDCLHVYPTPKLEEDANNCTSSEEISLASHIGTSEVLLSYSPQNDKSVAGPDLLSTVDSGSLNEIQASNLGRCSIPVCDLVNDTGNSIHSVAAHEDTKKLQPDDFQYSEGLIGFGTSCIPLPTCVPSAGSSGVSGKEQSDGVSVLQDSGCLKTEEINHLAVKSHSYATAKISDPCDDEHRTESVKYSEVFDQLEQTARLNTVCVPVTPQNLNAHSPKDEKAYEKLPCEPRDESAYSAVSKETHERNAIEKVDSKDESNVESMPSDLSKRPPLHRTHATLPGNCVLPCQAGAKVELEKKITEENVGSEELNSNEILNSVSCISVEDVQASLSCLPLPVSICGSLVVMEEKVNPLHQNEMAEVASDILTVHTGKFRTDLSSRESCENTDLHEQEEYIAKIKESIVEESADGGKYDTENVIDDSDSQQIKAFASAFLEYKADLYGVGVDCYNNGSMSLAMTDFTVDENVIKSDSLISDAELDDFLYGQSLQANVLKSSDSDTNLMEVDADEGNLTNVNNLDFTEVTEEHRQAKLEEISSINSNLKVSLMANELESAVEEGMSCIQDMTESGSEALVSNICTGGARPKQLLGLFQGAVGQRQLNRIDVLERENQEASSVTPEAPLSGTSANVGKNSDPVHSGEGSSEAGGNQTPENVESLKLPAALSRKQPLWVPDSEAPNCMNCQVKFTFTKRRHHCRACGKVFCGGCCKRKCKLQYMEKEARVCTGCYDYINKAQAFERMMSPTGTVPKSSISSECSSVVPPLEEAQMSGSARSPSPSALLPIPVLKQPRVEGLCPKEQRRVWFADGILPNGEVADTIKLSSGAKRLSRDFSPVNPDLPEMHMAANTVEDDILTDVNPKLKEEIGTVTRMEKPCPSVSSDDAQQSVPGQSEVVHRYKSVALETKECFPTAGAEKTSSSSVDQTTSGVPVSPSSCRALCGVENCVRKEISLVPDDDKLPPLLLAVGEKGKDRLVEERPSHQQVTMLLVEGSPNPLTFILNANLLVNVKLITYSSEKCWYFSTNGLHGLGQAEIIILLQCLPDEEIFPSEVFRLFIDIYKDAMKGKLIRNMENITFTENFLGNKEHGGFLFVSPSFHKLEDQILPENPFLCGILIHKLEIPWAKVFPIRLMLRMGAEYGAYPTSVVSFRDRKPLFGEIGQTIMNLLVDLRNYQYTVHTIENLFVHVEVGRSCIKIPLRKYNEVMKVINSSNEHVISIGASFNTEADSHLVCVQNKHGLYHTQAISATGHPRRVTGASFVVFNGALKTSSGFLAKSSIVEDGLMVQITPEMMESLRQALRDKKDFKITCGKTDTGDIKEYVDICWVENEEKTNKGCTIF; encoded by the exons ATGGACAGTTACTTTAAAGCTGCAGTCTGTGACTTGGACAAACTACTTGATGAATTTGAACAGAATACAG ATGAATATGACTGCTACAGAACATCTCAAAATCCGTATGACTCAAAACACCATTCACTTTCTTCAGTTCTGGACTGCTTACATGTATACCCAACACCAAAACTGGAAGAGGATGCTAACAATTGTACTTCATCAGAAGAAATCTCTCTAGCTAGCCACATTGGAACAAGTGAAGTGCTTCTGAGTTATTCACCTCAAAATGACAAGAGTGTTGCTGGGCCCGATCTTTTGTCCACTGTGGACAGTGGTTCCTTAAATGAAATTCAGGCTTCAAACCTGGGAAGGTGTAGTATACCTGTGTGTGATCTTGTTAATGACACAGGTAACTCAATCCATTCAGTGGCTGCTCATGAAGATACTAAAAAGTTGCAGCCAGATGACTTCCAGTACAGTGAAGGTTTGATTGGCTTTGGCACATCTTGCATACCTCTTCCTACTTGCGTGCCATCAGCTGGTTCCAGCGGTGTTTCAGGTAAAGAGCAGAGTGATGGGGTCTCAGTGCTACAAGATTCAGGATGTCTTAAAACAGAGGAGATTAATCATTTAGCTGTAAAATCACACAGTTATGCTACAGCAAAGATCTCGGATCCATGTGATGATGAACACAGGACAGAATCTGTGAAGTACAGTGAAGTATTTGATCAGCTTGAACAAACTGCTCGCCTTAATACTGTATGTGTCCCTGTCACACCACAGAATTTGAATGCACACAGTCCCAAAGATGAGAAAGCATATGAAAAATTGCCTTGTGAACCACGAGATGAAAGTGCATATTCTGCAGTAAGCAAAGAGACACATGAAAGAAATGCCATAGAAAAGGTAGATTCAAAAGATGAGAGTAATGTTGAATCCATGCCTTCAGATCTGTCAAAGAGGCCTCCGCTGCACAGAACCCATGCCACATTACCTGGAAATTGTGTTTTACCATGTCAAGCAGGAGCTAAAGTagaattggaaaagaaaatcacagagGAGAATGTAGGTAGTGAAGAACTTAATAGCAACGAAATACTAAACAGTGTTTCGTGTATTTCAGTTGAGGATGTCCAGGCCTCGCTGTCATGTCTTCCACTTCCTGTATCTATATGTGGTTCATTAGTtgtaatggaagaaaaagttaatCCTCTACATCAAAACGAAATGGCGGAGGTTGCTAGTGATATTTTGACTGTTCATACTGGAAAGTTTAGAACTGATCTCTCCAGTAGGGAATCCTGTGAAAACACTGACTTGCATGAACAGGAAGAATACATAGCTAAAATCAAAGAAAGTATTGTGGAAGAAAGTGCAGATGGAGGGAAGTATGACACTGAGAATGTAATTGATGACAGTGATTCTCAGCAAATCAAagcttttgcttctgcttttctagaATACAAAGCTGATCTGTATGGTGTTGGTGTAGACTGTTACAACAATGGAAGTATGAGCCTAGCTATGACTGACTTTACTGTTGATGAGAATGTTATTAAAAGTGATAGTCTAATAAGCGATGCTGAACTTGATGATTTCTTGTATGGACAAAGTCTTCAGGCCAATGTGTTGAAGTCTTCAGACAGTGATACTAACTTAATGGAAGTCGATGCAGATGAAGGGAATTTAACAAATGTGAACAACCTGGATTTCACAGAGGTCACTGAAGAACATAGGCAAGCAAAACTGGAGGAGATATCGAGTATTAATAGTAATCTTAAAGTATCTCTTATGGCCAATGAATTGGAATCCGCAGTAGAAGAGGGTATGTCTTGTATCCAGGACATGACTGAGAGTGGTAGTGAAGCACTAGTTTCTAACATTTGTACTGGAGGTGCGAGACCAAAGCAGTTGCTTGGCCTTTTCCAAGGAGCTGTTGGTCAGAGACAACTGAATAGAATAGATGTACTtgagagagaaaaccaggaaGCCAGTTCTGTTACCCCAGAAGCTCCCCTCTCGGGCACCAGTGCAAATGTTGGTAAAAATTCTGACCCTGTGCACTCTGGGGAAGGCAGCTCTGAAGCTGGAGGAAATCAAACACCTGAAAATGTAGAATCACTTAAATTACCTGCAGCTCTCTCACGGAAACAGCCACTGTGGGTTCCAGATTCAGAGGCACCCAACTGCATGAACTGCCAAGTCAAGTTCACATTTACAAAAAGACGACACCACTGTCGTGCATGTGGAAAG GTTTTTTGTGGTGGCTGTTGCAAACGCAAGTGCAAACTACAGTACATGGAGAAGGAAGCAAGAGTCTGTACTGGCTGTTATGATTATATAAATAAAG CACAGGCATTTGAAAGGATGATGAGTCCAACTGGTACGGTCCCCAAGTCCAGTATCTCCTCTGAGTGTTCTTCTGTTGTTCCACCTTTGGAGGAAGCCCAGATGTCTGGTAGTGCTCGCTCTCCTTCACCTTCTGCATTGTTACCTATCCCAGTACTTAAACAACCTCGTGTTGAAG GGCTGTGCCCCAAAGAACAGAGGAGAGTTTGGTTTGCAGATGGTATTTTGCCAAATGGTGAAGTGGCAGATACAATAAAACTTTCTTCTGGAGCAAAGAGGTTGTCACGGGACTTCAGTCCAGTAAACCCTGACTTGCCAGAGATGCATATG GCTGCCAACACAGTGGAAGATGACATACTAACTGATGTAAATCCaaaactgaaggaagaaattGGTACTGTTACAAGAATGGAGAAACCATgtccttctgtttcttcagatGATGCACAGCAGTCTGTTCCAGGCCAGAGTGAGGTGGTACATAGGTATAAATCTGTAGCTCTGGAAACTAAAGAATGCTTTCCTACTGCAGGAGCTGAGAAGACTAGTTCCAGTTCAGTTGATCAGACTACAAGTGGTGTCCCCGTTAGCCCTTCAAGTTGCAGAGCACTGTGTGGTGTTGAAAACTGTGTTCGTAAAGAGATCAGCCTTGTTCCTGATGATGATAAACTGCCACCACTTTTGCTTGCAGtgggtgaaaaaggaaaag ATCGTCTAGTGGAAGAACGTCCATCTCACCAACAGGTCACCATGCTTCTTGTGGAAGGAAGTCCTAATCCGTTAACTTTTATCCTAAATGCAAACTTGCTTGTAAATGTCAAGCTAATAACTT attcTTCAGAAAAGTGCTGGTACTTCTCAACAAATGGACTACATGGTTTGGGTCAGGCAGAAATTATCATTCTGTTGCAGTGTTTGCCAGATGAAGAGATTTTTCCTAGTGAAGTATTCAGATTATTTATTGACATCTATAAGGATGCAATGAAAG GAAAATTAAtaagaaacatggaaaacatCACTTTTACTGAAAACTTTCTCGGTAACAAAGAGCATGGAGGATTCCTGTTTGTTTCACCAAGTTTTCACAAACTTGAAGATCAGATTCTACCAGAAAACCCTTTTCTTTGTGGCATTCTCATCCATAAGCTGGAAATACCCTGGGCAAAAGTTTTTCCAATCCGTTTAATGTTGAGAATGGGAGCAGAATATGGGG CATATCCAACTTCTGTAGTAAGTTTCAGGGACCGGAAGCCACTCTTTGGAGAGATTGGACAAACAATTATGAATCTACTTGTT GACCTTAGAAATTATCAGTATACTGTGCATACCATAGAAAATCTGTTTGTTCATGTGGAAGTGGGTAGAAGCTGTATTAAAATACCCCTAAGGAAGTATAATGAG
- the ZFYVE16 gene encoding zinc finger FYVE domain-containing protein 16 isoform X4 codes for MDSYFKAAVCDLDKLLDEFEQNTDEYDCYRTSQNPYDSKHHSLSSVLDCLHVYPTPKLEEDANNCTSSEEISLASHIGTSEVLLSYSPQNDKSVAGPDLLSTVDSGSLNEIQASNLGRCSIPVCDLVNDTGNSIHSVAAHEDTKKLQPDDFQYSEGLIGFGTSCIPLPTCVPSAGSSGVSGKEQSDGVSVLQDSGCLKTEEINHLAVKSHSYATAKISDPCDDEHRTESVKYSEVFDQLEQTARLNTVCVPVTPQNLNAHSPKDEKAYEKLPCEPRDESAYSAVSKETHERNAIEKVDSKDESNVESMPSDLSKRPPLHRTHATLPGNCVLPCQAGAKVELEKKITEENVGSEELNSNEILNSVSCISVEDVQASLSCLPLPVSICGSLVVMEEKVNPLHQNEMAEVASDILTVHTGKFRTDLSSRESCENTDLHEQEEYIAKIKESIVEESADGGKYDTENVIDDSDSQQIKAFASAFLEYKADLYGVGVDCYNNGSMSLAMTDFTVDENVIKSDSLISDAELDDFLYGQSLQANVLKSSDSDTNLMEVDADEGNLTNVNNLDFTEVTEEHRQAKLEEISSINSNLKVSLMANELESAVEEGMSCIQDMTESGSEALVSNICTGGARPKQLLGLFQGAVGQRQLNRIDVLERENQEASSVTPEAPLSGTSANVGKNSDPVHSGEGSSEAGGNQTPENVESLKLPAALSRKQPLWVPDSEAPNCMNCQVKFTFTKRRHHCRACGKVFCGGCCKRKCKLQYMEKEARVCTGCYDYINKAQAFERMMSPTGTVPKSSISSECSSVVPPLEEAQMSGSARSPSPSALLPIPVLKQPRVEGLCPKEQRRVWFADGILPNGEVADTIKLSSGAKRLSRDFSPVNPDLPEMHMAANTVEDDILTDVNPKLKEEIGTVTRMEKPCPSVSSDDAQQSVPGQSEVVHRYKSVALETKECFPTAGAEKTSSSSVDQTTSGVPVSPSSCRALCGVENCVRKEISLVPDDDKLPPLLLAVGEKGKDRLVEERPSHQQVTMLLVEGSPNPLTFILNANLLVNVKLITYSSEKCWYFSTNGLHGLGQAEIIILLQCLPDEEIFPSEVFRLFIDIYKDAMKGKLIRNMENITFTENFLGNKEHGGFLFVSPSFHKLEDQILPENPFLCGILIHKLEIPWAKVFPIRLMLRMGAEYGAYPTSVVSFRDRKPLFGEIGQTIMNLLVDLRNYQYTVHTIENLFVHVEVGRSCIKIPLRKYNELQVQVLWCLMEL; via the exons ATGGACAGTTACTTTAAAGCTGCAGTCTGTGACTTGGACAAACTACTTGATGAATTTGAACAGAATACAG ATGAATATGACTGCTACAGAACATCTCAAAATCCGTATGACTCAAAACACCATTCACTTTCTTCAGTTCTGGACTGCTTACATGTATACCCAACACCAAAACTGGAAGAGGATGCTAACAATTGTACTTCATCAGAAGAAATCTCTCTAGCTAGCCACATTGGAACAAGTGAAGTGCTTCTGAGTTATTCACCTCAAAATGACAAGAGTGTTGCTGGGCCCGATCTTTTGTCCACTGTGGACAGTGGTTCCTTAAATGAAATTCAGGCTTCAAACCTGGGAAGGTGTAGTATACCTGTGTGTGATCTTGTTAATGACACAGGTAACTCAATCCATTCAGTGGCTGCTCATGAAGATACTAAAAAGTTGCAGCCAGATGACTTCCAGTACAGTGAAGGTTTGATTGGCTTTGGCACATCTTGCATACCTCTTCCTACTTGCGTGCCATCAGCTGGTTCCAGCGGTGTTTCAGGTAAAGAGCAGAGTGATGGGGTCTCAGTGCTACAAGATTCAGGATGTCTTAAAACAGAGGAGATTAATCATTTAGCTGTAAAATCACACAGTTATGCTACAGCAAAGATCTCGGATCCATGTGATGATGAACACAGGACAGAATCTGTGAAGTACAGTGAAGTATTTGATCAGCTTGAACAAACTGCTCGCCTTAATACTGTATGTGTCCCTGTCACACCACAGAATTTGAATGCACACAGTCCCAAAGATGAGAAAGCATATGAAAAATTGCCTTGTGAACCACGAGATGAAAGTGCATATTCTGCAGTAAGCAAAGAGACACATGAAAGAAATGCCATAGAAAAGGTAGATTCAAAAGATGAGAGTAATGTTGAATCCATGCCTTCAGATCTGTCAAAGAGGCCTCCGCTGCACAGAACCCATGCCACATTACCTGGAAATTGTGTTTTACCATGTCAAGCAGGAGCTAAAGTagaattggaaaagaaaatcacagagGAGAATGTAGGTAGTGAAGAACTTAATAGCAACGAAATACTAAACAGTGTTTCGTGTATTTCAGTTGAGGATGTCCAGGCCTCGCTGTCATGTCTTCCACTTCCTGTATCTATATGTGGTTCATTAGTtgtaatggaagaaaaagttaatCCTCTACATCAAAACGAAATGGCGGAGGTTGCTAGTGATATTTTGACTGTTCATACTGGAAAGTTTAGAACTGATCTCTCCAGTAGGGAATCCTGTGAAAACACTGACTTGCATGAACAGGAAGAATACATAGCTAAAATCAAAGAAAGTATTGTGGAAGAAAGTGCAGATGGAGGGAAGTATGACACTGAGAATGTAATTGATGACAGTGATTCTCAGCAAATCAAagcttttgcttctgcttttctagaATACAAAGCTGATCTGTATGGTGTTGGTGTAGACTGTTACAACAATGGAAGTATGAGCCTAGCTATGACTGACTTTACTGTTGATGAGAATGTTATTAAAAGTGATAGTCTAATAAGCGATGCTGAACTTGATGATTTCTTGTATGGACAAAGTCTTCAGGCCAATGTGTTGAAGTCTTCAGACAGTGATACTAACTTAATGGAAGTCGATGCAGATGAAGGGAATTTAACAAATGTGAACAACCTGGATTTCACAGAGGTCACTGAAGAACATAGGCAAGCAAAACTGGAGGAGATATCGAGTATTAATAGTAATCTTAAAGTATCTCTTATGGCCAATGAATTGGAATCCGCAGTAGAAGAGGGTATGTCTTGTATCCAGGACATGACTGAGAGTGGTAGTGAAGCACTAGTTTCTAACATTTGTACTGGAGGTGCGAGACCAAAGCAGTTGCTTGGCCTTTTCCAAGGAGCTGTTGGTCAGAGACAACTGAATAGAATAGATGTACTtgagagagaaaaccaggaaGCCAGTTCTGTTACCCCAGAAGCTCCCCTCTCGGGCACCAGTGCAAATGTTGGTAAAAATTCTGACCCTGTGCACTCTGGGGAAGGCAGCTCTGAAGCTGGAGGAAATCAAACACCTGAAAATGTAGAATCACTTAAATTACCTGCAGCTCTCTCACGGAAACAGCCACTGTGGGTTCCAGATTCAGAGGCACCCAACTGCATGAACTGCCAAGTCAAGTTCACATTTACAAAAAGACGACACCACTGTCGTGCATGTGGAAAG GTTTTTTGTGGTGGCTGTTGCAAACGCAAGTGCAAACTACAGTACATGGAGAAGGAAGCAAGAGTCTGTACTGGCTGTTATGATTATATAAATAAAG CACAGGCATTTGAAAGGATGATGAGTCCAACTGGTACGGTCCCCAAGTCCAGTATCTCCTCTGAGTGTTCTTCTGTTGTTCCACCTTTGGAGGAAGCCCAGATGTCTGGTAGTGCTCGCTCTCCTTCACCTTCTGCATTGTTACCTATCCCAGTACTTAAACAACCTCGTGTTGAAG GGCTGTGCCCCAAAGAACAGAGGAGAGTTTGGTTTGCAGATGGTATTTTGCCAAATGGTGAAGTGGCAGATACAATAAAACTTTCTTCTGGAGCAAAGAGGTTGTCACGGGACTTCAGTCCAGTAAACCCTGACTTGCCAGAGATGCATATG GCTGCCAACACAGTGGAAGATGACATACTAACTGATGTAAATCCaaaactgaaggaagaaattGGTACTGTTACAAGAATGGAGAAACCATgtccttctgtttcttcagatGATGCACAGCAGTCTGTTCCAGGCCAGAGTGAGGTGGTACATAGGTATAAATCTGTAGCTCTGGAAACTAAAGAATGCTTTCCTACTGCAGGAGCTGAGAAGACTAGTTCCAGTTCAGTTGATCAGACTACAAGTGGTGTCCCCGTTAGCCCTTCAAGTTGCAGAGCACTGTGTGGTGTTGAAAACTGTGTTCGTAAAGAGATCAGCCTTGTTCCTGATGATGATAAACTGCCACCACTTTTGCTTGCAGtgggtgaaaaaggaaaag ATCGTCTAGTGGAAGAACGTCCATCTCACCAACAGGTCACCATGCTTCTTGTGGAAGGAAGTCCTAATCCGTTAACTTTTATCCTAAATGCAAACTTGCTTGTAAATGTCAAGCTAATAACTT attcTTCAGAAAAGTGCTGGTACTTCTCAACAAATGGACTACATGGTTTGGGTCAGGCAGAAATTATCATTCTGTTGCAGTGTTTGCCAGATGAAGAGATTTTTCCTAGTGAAGTATTCAGATTATTTATTGACATCTATAAGGATGCAATGAAAG GAAAATTAAtaagaaacatggaaaacatCACTTTTACTGAAAACTTTCTCGGTAACAAAGAGCATGGAGGATTCCTGTTTGTTTCACCAAGTTTTCACAAACTTGAAGATCAGATTCTACCAGAAAACCCTTTTCTTTGTGGCATTCTCATCCATAAGCTGGAAATACCCTGGGCAAAAGTTTTTCCAATCCGTTTAATGTTGAGAATGGGAGCAGAATATGGGG CATATCCAACTTCTGTAGTAAGTTTCAGGGACCGGAAGCCACTCTTTGGAGAGATTGGACAAACAATTATGAATCTACTTGTT GACCTTAGAAATTATCAGTATACTGTGCATACCATAGAAAATCTGTTTGTTCATGTGGAAGTGGGTAGAAGCTGTATTAAAATACCCCTAAGGAAGTATAATGAG
- the LOC126035912 gene encoding basic salivary proline-rich protein 3-like gives MPPPAARGEAAGCPPPAHGEERGSRCPPAARGERSPRRPAQGDGCPQDGGGSRGKPPPAGAGGRMPPRWRRRSLGLKVGRRQGPPPGKFVRNCGPRKGLVPQKLVENRVLWEEPHAGAGEERGGGGGGRSGRDKGWRAACQAVNRRSPAPPAGGALLNRK, from the coding sequence atgcccccgcccgcagcccgtggtgaggcggcaggctgtccccccccagcccacggagaggagcggggcagcagatgcccacccgcagcccggggagagaggagcccccgccggccggcgcagggggacggatgcccccaagatggcggcggctcCAGAGGaaagcccccgccggccggcgcagggggacggatgcccccaagatggcggcggcgcagCCTGGGACTGAAGGTGGGTCGGCGGCAAGGACCcccgccagggaagtttgtgaggaactgcggcccgcggaaaggactcgtgccgcagaagctggtggagaaccgtgtcctgtgggaagaaccccacgctggagcaggggaagagcgaggaggaggaggaggaggaaggagcggcagagacaagggctgGCGAGCCGCCTGTCAGGCTGTCAACCGccgttcccctgcgccgccggcgggaggag